CGCTCGACGGCGAGGAGCCGCAGCATCTGTTCAAGTTGTACACGACCTATCGCTTCTCTGACGGTCCACTCGGTGGTGTGCTCAATGGCTTGCGCGTTGGCGGCGGCGTGCGTATCCAGAGTTCGACCTACCGTACCGTGGGCGCAGCGCAGGGCGGCTACGCGGTCTGGGACGCGATGCTCGCTTACCGCGTGAACCGCCATCTGGAAGCGCAGTTGAACGTGAACAACGTGTTCAATCGTGACTACTATGCGCGCGTGCCGTCGACTTTCTATGGCATTTACGGCGAGCGTCGTAACGTCACGCTCACGCTACGGGCCGATTACTGATCGCCGTGCCCGTCGATTGAGCAGCCCCGTGCAACAGTGTGTTGCACGGGGCTGTCGGCTGAAATTCGGAAATGGCGGTACACTCCGAGCACACGCCATCATTGTCCGGTGGCACGCAACTCCAATTTCAGCCCGTTCGAACGTCAACATGAAGTCCCCTGGTACTGCCCCTGCCACGCTCAATTGCGACGCTGGCGAATGCGTCGAGCTTGTCGCTACGGCAACGCTGCCCACTCGCTACGGCACCTTCACTTCCCACGCGTTTCGCGTCAAAGACAGCGCCAACGAGCATCTCGCGCTGGTGATGGGCGACGTGTCGGGCGAGGGGGGCGCGCTGCCGCCGCTGGTGCGTCTGCACTCGGAATGTCTGACGGGGGACGTTTTCGGCTCCTATCGCTGCGATTGCGGCGAGCAACTGGACGCCGGTATGCGCAAGATTGCCGAAGAAGGGCGCGGCGTAATGCTGTATCTGCGCGGCCATGAAGGGCGCGGCATTGGGCTGAGCAACAAGATTCGTGCGTACCTGCTGCAAGAGCAGGGGCGCGACACGGTCGAAGCCAACCTCGATCTCGGCCTGCCCGACGACGCTCGCGAATACGATTCCGCCGCTGCCATCCTGCGTATTCTCGGTGTGGGTTCGGTGCGGCTCATGAGCAACAATCCGAAGAAGTTCGACACGCTCATCAAGCACGGCATCCCGGTGAGCGAGCGTGTGGCGCTCGACATTCCGGTGCGCGAAGAGAACGAACGCTATATCCGCACCAAGCAGGTCAAGTTCGGACACTACTTCGAAGAGAACGAGTAATCGTCGTCTGACGGTTCCTTGACGATTCTCCGATATCCGTCGGCCAGTCTCTCAGCGAGACTGGCGGCGGCGCTCCGCCAGAATGAGCGTCAGATACACCAGACCGGCGGCCATGCTGGTCTGTCCACTGTAGTTCACCAGTCCGAATCCCCATCCCCGATGCATGACCGTTGCGCCCAGCGCCACGGCCAGCGCCGTCCATCCGACGATCCGGCCATTGCGCGTGCGCACCGGTGAAACGGTCTTGAAGCGCGCTTCCTGCTGACGCTGCGTCGACATCGCCAGTGCCGCAAAGCCCGCAAGGCAGAGCGCGAAAGTGACGAAATGACTCATGCGCGGTCCTCGTTCAACGACGCATTGATCGGCGCATTGATCGGCGCGCTGGCCGTCGTGCGGACCGGTGCCATGACGCGTGCGGGCTTCGCCTTCGGCTTGTGACGCGCGGTGCGAATCGCGAGCCACGCATGCAGCGCTGCGAAGGCCCAGAGCATCAGATCCACGCCTGCGTACACCCAGTCGCCGGTCGTCAGGCTATGCCAGAGACCGCGCGACGTCGTGACAGCGTTAAGCACCGGTAGCAGCGCGAGTACAGCAGCGCCGAACCACAGCAATTCCACCCACGCACGTTTGGCAGGGCGCACCAGCGCGTACAACAGCGTCGCCGCCCATGCCCAATAGAACACGTCGACTTCGGTGACGCTGCGCCTGAGCGCATCCGCCGGAATCAGGCGGTTGCCCCAGAGGAAGGCCGTCATGGCAATAGAGAGCCCTCCAATCGCTGCGATGTTCAGACGCTCGACCACGTGAAAGCCGAAATGGGGACGCGTCGGATCGGGCAGCTTGGTGCGACGCTTGACGGTCCACATCACCAACCCCGAGCCGACCATCGCCGTGCCGCCGAGACTCACGAGGAAGTACAGCCAGCGCAGATGCAGATCGCTGAAGCGCCCGAGGTGCAGGGCGTACATCACGCCACGCGTTTCGGCCGCCGGGCCGACGCCGTCGTGAACGTCGATCAACTTGCCGGTCGTGCCGTCGAACAGCAGGTACTGCGGGCTCATCGAGACACGCGTGCTTTCGCCGCGTGTGACGGCCACGCGCGCGGCGGCGTCGCCCGCATGGGTGACGCTCACGCGGCCGACGTCGCTCGCGCCCCAGCGCGCCTGCGCCTCGCGCACCATCGGGGCAATCGGCGCCAGCGGTACTTTTTCGCCGGTCGCTTTACCCGGCGGCGGGAAGGCGCTTAGCTGCGCGCTGAGTTGCGCGCGGTCCATTGGCGTCTTGAGCGCCGTTTGCGCGCCCCACGGCATGTACATCGCCATGAGCGTGACGAGGCCCGTGTAGGTGATCATCAGATGGAAGGGCAGGCCGAAGACCGACAGCGCGTTATGCGCATCGAGCCACGAGCGCTGCCCCTTGCCCCATCGGAAGGTGAAGAAGTCGATGAAGATTTTCTTGTGCGTGATCACGCCGCTGACGATTGCCACGAGCATGAACATCGCGCAGAAACCCGCGAGCCAGCGTCC
The Pandoraea oxalativorans genome window above contains:
- a CDS encoding PepSY-associated TM helix domain-containing protein, producing MTSTPAPKTKPQARSIRQTMSDLHTWSGLLVGWLLYAMFLTGTVSYFKDELSQWMRPEVPHRQSLPDPAVVAQHVGDQLVTLAAGSPQWSIYLPTERNPVAGVFWRNPPAPKGALKADASTPRRTFEEATFDSSTGRTLQARETLGGDFFYRFHFQFHPLPVLWGRWLAGFCAMFMLVAIVSGVITHKKIFIDFFTFRWGKGQRSWLDAHNALSVFGLPFHLMITYTGLVTLMAMYMPWGAQTALKTPMDRAQLSAQLSAFPPPGKATGEKVPLAPIAPMVREAQARWGASDVGRVSVTHAGDAAARVAVTRGESTRVSMSPQYLLFDGTTGKLIDVHDGVGPAAETRGVMYALHLGRFSDLHLRWLYFLVSLGGTAMVGSGLVMWTVKRRTKLPDPTRPHFGFHVVERLNIAAIGGLSIAMTAFLWGNRLIPADALRRSVTEVDVFYWAWAATLLYALVRPAKRAWVELLWFGAAVLALLPVLNAVTTSRGLWHSLTTGDWVYAGVDLMLWAFAALHAWLAIRTARHKPKAKPARVMAPVRTTASAPINAPINASLNEDRA
- a CDS encoding DUF3325 domain-containing protein — its product is MSHFVTFALCLAGFAALAMSTQRQQEARFKTVSPVRTRNGRIVGWTALAVALGATVMHRGWGFGLVNYSGQTSMAAGLVYLTLILAERRRQSR
- the ribA gene encoding GTP cyclohydrolase II, producing the protein MKSPGTAPATLNCDAGECVELVATATLPTRYGTFTSHAFRVKDSANEHLALVMGDVSGEGGALPPLVRLHSECLTGDVFGSYRCDCGEQLDAGMRKIAEEGRGVMLYLRGHEGRGIGLSNKIRAYLLQEQGRDTVEANLDLGLPDDAREYDSAAAILRILGVGSVRLMSNNPKKFDTLIKHGIPVSERVALDIPVREENERYIRTKQVKFGHYFEENE